In Stigmatopora argus isolate UIUO_Sarg chromosome 17, RoL_Sarg_1.0, whole genome shotgun sequence, the following are encoded in one genomic region:
- the LOC144091539 gene encoding uncharacterized protein LOC144091539 isoform X2, with protein sequence MCLSCLLNFVMFNMMMDGLLTSHSISSHLIPVVPIRRRLSRSQRLVSDPSSPCGHPIPTTDELKQVLDAEAPGGRSPVSSGDGRSPLTAASGTSAVTDEMRNRRRRRACGDGYSALKIKSVEPVCKNM encoded by the exons ATGTGTTTGAGCTGTCTTCTAAACTTCGTGATGTTTAACATG ATGATGGACGGGTTGCTCACATCCCATTCCATCTCATCCCATCTCATCCCAGTCGTGCCCATAAGGAGACGTCTTTCACGTAGTCAGCGATTGGTGTCCGATCCGTCTTCACCCTGTGGCCATCCCATTCCTACCACCGATGAACTCAAGCAG GTGCTTGACGCGGAGGCGCCTGGGGGACGGTCACCCGTCAGCTCAGGTGACGGCCGGTCCCCATTGACGGCCGCGAGCGGGACGAGCGCCGTGACAGACGAGATGAGGAATCGACGCCGGCGCCGCGC atgtgGGGATGGGTACTCAGCACTCAAAATCAAGAGCGTCGAACCCgtgtgcaaaaatatgtga